One segment of Cardiocondyla obscurior isolate alpha-2009 linkage group LG13, Cobs3.1, whole genome shotgun sequence DNA contains the following:
- the LOC139107410 gene encoding LOW QUALITY PROTEIN: odorant receptor 9a-like (The sequence of the model RefSeq protein was modified relative to this genomic sequence to represent the inferred CDS: substituted 2 bases at 2 genomic stop codons), whose amino-acid sequence MSFYDNRYYHFNKSTLCIIGQWPFQSRLKKTIMFSILVSFLSTLIGLQVFKHILRRRXRGNECCXYISDFLQLWGLIMAIPDFGIVMDVVPSMLINNFIVIKLINCLCTKYKMKQLLEYVEEAWKIMHTRPECKILELYAEESRSLIVRYMVAFYSIWIFYCATPIAISKIYTILPTNKTYTPRFLYRVEHVLDTDKYYNLLMLHGFISVFYIVTVVIAVDCFFVLCTQHVCALFKCIKYNVERIQGSDFVLLKPNIADDEAYHALIDCIKLYKHALKFADLLSSAFATCFFITLGNVVISLSFDAAKLTSINSMDEVIRIFAANMGQLLHIYSLSSTSQRLLDHSTEMQEVIYNCNWYKISLRSRHLLQFTLMRTTKPCQIEAGKMFVMSMENFSSILKVSVSYFTMITSLQ is encoded by the exons ATGTCTTTTTACGACAACCGTTACTATCATTTTAACAAATCAACCCTATGCATTATCGGCCAATGGCCGTTTCAATCGCGACTAAAGAAAACTATAATGTTTTCCATTTTGGTGTCGTTTCTTTCGACTTTAATAGGCTTACAGGTGTTTAAACATATCTTACGACGGCGATGACGTGGGAACGAATGctgttaatatatttctgaCTTTCTACAGCTTTGGGGCTTGATAATGGCGATACCGGATTTCGGAATTGTCATGGACGTTGTACCGTCGATgctaattaacaattttatcgttataaaattaataaactgttTGTGTACTAAGTATAAA ATGAAACAGCTACTGGAGTACGTCGAGGAGGCTTGGAAAATCATGCACACTAGGCCTGAgtgtaaaatattagaatTGTACGCGGAGGAAAGTAGAAGCTTGATAGTAAGATACATGG tTGCCTTTTACTCAATATGGATCTTCTATTGCGCAACGCCAATCGCCATTAgcaaaatttatacaatccTACCGACGAACAAAACCTATACACCCAGGTTTCTATATCGCGTGGAGCACGTTCTCGATACCgacaaatattacaatttgttgATGCTTCACGGATTCATCAGCGTATTTTACATAGTTACTGTAGTAATAGCTGTCGATTGTTTCTTCGTTCTTTGCACCCAGCACGTCTGCGCTTTGTTCAAGTGTATAAA GTACAACGTGGAACGCATACAAGGTTCAGATTTCGTCTTACTCAAGCCTAACATCGCGGACGACGAGGCGTACCACGCTCTAATTGATtgcattaaattatacaagCATGCCTTGAA ATTTGCCGATCTGCTCTCGTCCGCATTCGCAACATGTTTCTTCATCACGCTGGGAAACGTAGTTATATCTTTGAGCTTTGACGCAGctaaa ttAACGTCAATAAATAGTATGGACGAAGTCATTAGAATTTTTGCTGCTAATATGGGACAATTATTACACATATACTCTTTGAGTTCGACGTCCCAACGATTGCTGGATCATAGCACCGAGATGCAAGAAGTAAT TTATAATTGCAATTGGTACAAGATATCGTTGAGATCCCGACATCTCTTACAATTTACATTAATGCGTACTACTAAACCGTGCCAAATAGAAGCTGGGAAAATGTTTGTAATGTCGATGGAGAATTTCAGCTCG ATTTTAAAAGTATCCGTATCATATTTCACAATGATAACATCATTACAGTAA
- the LOC139107411 gene encoding odorant receptor 4-like translates to MKRNSRNCVLKMDTSKDIFQSRLYRLNRKLLSLLGQWPFQKDRDRRVILATISFIGLTQAVAQILALVTLSGDFDATIECIPPLLVDFVCVIKLTNLVCNIEQIKLILIHIQRDWQTWAIQSEFEILCRFAESGRSITIGYASGMYAFGSLFPFLAIIPKLTGKNITSEYSTRPVGFPYHVEYYVDLEKYYYPVLIHNYLSTVIRLTIIVACDTYVAVLVLHCCALFSVVRYRLKYVRKSIEQDRKLASLEEDDKFYKNFVYCIQKHKDALRFARCLDNIYKKPFFLEIGSVILAMSLSALQATSGIINTQIAMRHAAYIIAQLLHLYIACWLGQQVIDHSDRVYTSTYRGEWYESSPKSRKLLNMIMLRSTSPCTLTVGKLMILSLPSFSAVVRASASYFTVLRSVR, encoded by the exons ATGAAGCGCAATAGTCGAAACTGCGTATTGAAGATGGATACATCAAAGGACATCTTTCAGTCCCGATTATACAGGCTCAATCGTAAGCTACTATCATTGCTCGGGCAATGGCCTTTTCAAAAAGACAGGGACAGACGCGTTATTTTGGCGACGATATCTTTTATTGGCCTGACGCAAGCTGTCGCACAG ATACTCGCTTTAGTAACGTTAAGCGGCGACTTTGACGCTACTATTGAATGCATACCACCACTTCTGGTGGACTTTGTGTGCGTAATTAAATTGACGAACTTAGTGTGCAATATAGAGCag attaaattaattcttatacatatacaacGGGACTGGCAAACGTGGGCCATCCAAAGCGAGTTCGAAATCTTGTGCAGATTTGCAGAGAGCGGAAGAAGCATTACGATCGGCTATGCGA GTGGCATGTATGCGTTCGGCAGCCTCTTCCCGTTTCTCGCGATAATCCCGAAATTAACCGGCAAGAACATAACTTCCGAGTATTCGACGCGGCCGGTGGGATTTCCATATCACGTGGAGTACTACGTAGATctcgaaaaatattactacCCCGTGCTGATTCACAATTACTTGTCCACTGTTATTCGTCTCACGATCATAGTCGCGTGCGATACGTACGTGGCTGTTCTGGTTCTACATTGCTGCGCATTGTTCTCAGTCGTCAG ATATCGGCTGAAGTACGTGCGAAAATCTATCGAGCAAGATAGGAAGCTCGCCTCTCTCGAGGAAGACGATAAGTTTTACAAGAATTTTGTATATtgcatacaaaaacacaaagaCGCTTTACG ATTCGCGAGGTGCTTAgataatatttacaaaaaaccGTTCTTCCTGGAAATCGGCTCCGTTATACTTGCTATGAGTTTGTCGGCCCTCCAG GCAACTAGTGGAATTATCAATACACAGATCGCGATGCGGCATGCCGCGTACATTATCGCTCAATTACTGCATCTATATATCGCGTGTTGGTTGGGGCAACAAGTAATTGATCACAGCGATCGCGTGTACACATCGAC CTACCGAGGCGAGTGGTACGAGTCGTCGCCTAAATCGAGAAAGCTTTTGAATATGATAATGCTGAGAAGCACTTCACCTTGTACGCTGACCGTTGGAAAACTCATGATTCTTTCTCTTCCGAGTTTTAGCGCT gtcgTGCGTGCATCCGCTTCATATTTTACGGTCTTACGATCCGTGCGgtaa
- the LOC139107408 gene encoding odorant receptor 9a-like: MDDIDQFFHDSHYNIIRVLLSVSGLWPFHARARRYAIYLAMMLILGSGFIFQTLGIIEIKHDSFEIIDATPLFFFAIVTISKTFCAIYSLPKIKVLLVKMQEYCLSPKSYEESKIHNSRAQYGRKLGYAYMGFLLGHSIVYLFSTLLIRFIYAQSEETNETSNVQIGLPHRVNYMVDLDTYYVPIFIHSAVCDFSFTFLLVVFDVMYLMVVEHCCGLFAALRYRLENALVFDNGSTVTTAGYKCYRNIAYSIRRHTETMQFIAIIESIYSLPLFIHVGLTVLIISVLGFQVINNTENIKGLLRPVAYLNGILINVLFENWQGQKIIDSSERVFESVYNSEWYNMPIPARKLLIMTMMKSEKPSTLKMGNFVVLSYVTFNTVLRTSSSYFMLLRSL; this comes from the exons ATGGATGATATTGATCAATTTTTCCACGACTCGCATTATAATATCATTCGAGTGCTACTAAGTGTAAGCGGTCTATGGCCTTTTCATGCGCGAGCAAGACGCTACGCGATATATCTTGCTATGATGCTGATACTCGGATCCGGATTTATATTTCAG ACGCTCGGTATAATTGAAATCAAGCACGATTCCTTCGAAATAATCGACGCCAcgccgttattttttttcgcgatagtGACTATATCGAAAACGTTCTGCGCGATATACTCGTTACCCAAG aTTAAAGTACTTCTTGTAAAGATGCAAGAGTACTGTCTCTCCCCGAAATCGTACGAGGAGTCTAAGATACATAATTCACGCGCGCAATATGGGCGAAAGCTGGGCTATGCTTATATGg GTTTCCTATTAGGCCACAGCATCGTTTACTTATTCTCGACGTTACTGATAAGATTTATCTATGCGCAATCCGAGGAAACTAACGAGACGAGTAACGTGCAAATAGGACTACCACATCGCGTTAATTACATGGTCGACTTAGACACATATTACGTTCCAATTTTCATACATAGTGCCGTAtgcgatttttctttcacgttTCTCCTAGTTGTGTTCGATGTTATGTATCTGATGGTGGTCGAGCATTGCTGCGGTTTATTCGCGGCTTTGAG ATATCGGTTGGAAAACGCGTTAGTTTTCGATAACGGATCGACGGTAACGACTGCGGGATATAAATGTTATAGGAATATTGCGTATAGCATTCGCAGGCACACGGAAACGATGCA ATTTATTGCCATCATAGAGTCGATATATAGCTTGCCTCTTTTTATACACGTTGGGCTGACCGTACTTATTATAAGTGTCTTGGGATTCCAG GTGATAAACAAcactgaaaatattaaaggCCTTTTAAGACCCGTTGCTTATCTGAACGGAATTTTGataaacgttttatttgaaaattggcaGGGCCAAAAAATCATAGACTCCAGCGAAAGAGTGTTTGAATCCGT ATATAATTCAGAGTGGTACAATATGCCGATACCCGCGAGGAAGCTTCTTATAATGACGATGATGAAGAGTGAAAAGCCATCGACACTAAAAATGGGTAATTTTGTCGTGCTGTCATACGTAACTTTTAATACC gtatTGCGAACATCATCGTCATATTTTATGCTACTACggtctttgtaa
- the LOC139107412 gene encoding odorant receptor 49a-like has translation MRRVDQFFRKSCYSILRILLIPCGIWPFQALSKRYAMYIGFTFLFGSGISFEILCLIHVWPDFLDVFDCLSMLFYALSSTIKLIYAVYKLSKIKLLLLNMQEHWCSPKSDQEARILRSNVLFARKFGFVYTTIILAHAVIYGITPLVGKFTYDSIDVSNETQDAQTESVHHLSYILDLQMKYIPLLIQGFLYEFFFTLILISFNVLYLMCVQHCCGLFEALKYHLENAFNFGNNDNDVISIQDTCSSKIAYGVRRHAEAIQFAATVESLYSVPFFVQLAMNVSLLSIVGFQVVTNAENINRLMPYGTYLNGLVLNMFFENWQGQKIMDCNQKIYESAYKLKWYNMPITSQKLLIIIIMRSRKPLIITAGKIFVLSYVTFSTVSGTVQ, from the exons ATGCGTCGCGTCGACCAGTTCTTTCGGAAATCGTGCTATAGTATTCTCCGCATTCTATTGATCCCGTGCGGTATATGGCCGTTTCAAGCGTTAAGCAAACGATACGCGATGTATATCGGGTTCACGTTTCTCTTTGGGTCCGGAATTTCCTTCGAG ATACTGTGTCTGATTCATGTTTGGCCAGATTTTCTCGATGTATTCGATTGCTTGTCGATGTTATTTTACGCCCTATCGtcgacaattaaattaatctacgCGGTGTATAAGTTATCTAAG atCAAGCTACTTCTCTTAAATATGCAAGAGCACTGGTGTTCACCGAAATCCGATCAAGAGGCCAGAATCTTGCGCTCAAATGTACTGTTTGCGCGTAAATTCGGCTTCGTTTATACAA CCATTATACTAGCTCATGCCGTCATTTACGGGATCACGCCTTTAGTGGGAAAATTTACTTACGATTCAATAGACGTGTCGAATGAAACACAAGACGCGCAAACGGAATCGGTTCACCATCTCAGTTACATACTTGATCTGCAAATGAAGTACATTCCTCTTTTAATACAGGGCTTCTTGTACGAATTCTTTTTCACATTAATACTGATTTCGTTCAACGTCCTTTATTTAATGTGCGTTCAACACTGTTGCGGTTTATTCGAGGCTTTAAA ATATCATTtagaaaatgcatttaattttggaaATAACGACAACGACGTAATATCCATCCAGGATACATGTAGTTCGAAGATTGCGTACGGTGTCCGAAGGCACGCGGAGGCAATACA GTTTGCTGCAACCGTAGAATCGCTCTACAGCGTACCGTTTTTCGTACAGCTGGCGATGAACGTGTCGCTATTAAGCATCGTTGGATTTCAG gtagTAACGAACGCAGAGAATATTAATCGTCTTATGCCGTACGGCACTTATCTGAACGGGCTTGTACTTAATatgttttttgaaaattggcaagGTCAGAAAATCATGGACTGCAACCAAAAGATATATGAATCCGC ATACAAGTTAAAGTGGTATAATATGCCTATAACGTCGCAGAAGCTTCTGATAATAATCATAATGAGAAGTAGAAAACCATTAATAATAACTGCggggaaaatttttgttctGTCCTACGTAACTTTTAGCACGGTAAGTGGAACGGTGCAGTAA
- the LOC139107409 gene encoding odorant receptor 13a, producing the protein MLDEANEFLPTCRISRKVWQAQCYIRRETVKMDSVQSRYMRINQFLMYLVGEWPYLETWEKFLIQSVFVPAVFAQAVIQGGGMFTAWFAGDIDAFMEGVSPFVISLMCICKHVNYTYNHDQMKKLAFTMVEDWNIYSKFTHEYNILCKNYAMGRKVTIAYAVSLYGSMTPFMVVPLILNTASSLGLYNISEGRPLMFRSEYFIDREKYYYPVLVHSYIGTLGFISVVVAIDTMLVFHVQHECGMCEILGYRLERIIEGDSLDINLYPNKQEAIAYRYVKNCVVLHNHIIEYAKRIENANTTSYFFQLGFNMVGLTFTIFQAVVKLGDLNVALRYASFTICLLSVLYLESWPGQQLSDYTNKIFSYITGGRWYQSSLRVRRIINIMLLRSYVPIKITAGKLYTLNLANFSAVARTSFSYFTVLCSMQ; encoded by the exons ATGCTTGACGAAGCAAATGAATTCCTCCCCACGTGTCGCATTTCCCGCAAGGTTTGGCAGGCACAGTGCTACATCCGCCGTGAAACTGTAAAGATGGACAGTGTCCAAAGTCGGTACATGCGCATCAATCAGTTCTTAATGTACCTTGTCGGCGAGTGGCCGTATCTGGAGACTTGGGAGAAATTTCTTATTCAAAGCGTCTTTGTTCCCGCAGTTTTCGCACAGGCGGTTATTCAG GGTGGCGGGATGTTCACTGCTTGGTTTGCAGGTGACATCGATGCATTTATGGAAGGCGTGTCGCCTTTCGTAATTAGTTTAATGTGTATATGTAAACACGTTAATTACACATACAACCATGATCAG ATGAAGAAGCTCGCCTTTACAATGGTGGAAGATTGGaatatttattctaaatttacCCACGAGTATAATATTCTCTGTAAAAATTACGCGATGGGTAGGAAAGTGACGATCGCTTACGCAG TCTCTCTATATGGCTCAATGACTCCATTTATGGTTGTACCACTGATATTAAATACAGCCAGCTCATTAGGACTGTACAACATTTCTGAGGGTAGACCTCTGATGTTCCGCTcggaatattttatcgaccgcgaaaaatattattatccaGTATTGGTGCACTCGTATATCGGCACCCTCGGATTCATCTCGGTCGTCGTGGCGATAGACACGATGTTGGTATTTCACGTTCAACACGAATGCGGGATGTGCGAGATCCTAGG ATACCGACTAGAACGAATTATTGAAGGAGATTCCTTAGACATAAATTTGTATCCAAATAAACAGGAGGCTATTGCGTACAgatatgttaaaaattgtGTGGTCCTGCACAATCATATAATAGA ataTGCTAAGCGTATCGAGAATGCGAATACGACgtcgtatttttttcaattaggTTTCAATATGGTTGGCTTAACGTTCACCATTTTTCAG GCAGTGGTAAAGTTGGGCGATCTAAACGTAGCCTTGCGGTACGCATCGTTCACTATCTGTCTGCTTTCCGTTCTCTACCTCGAAAGTTGGCCGGGCCAACAATTGTCGGATTATACCAACAAAATTTTCTCGTACAT AACTGGCGGTAGATGGTATCAGTCTTCGCTAAGAGTGAGGAGAATAATCAACATTATGCTGTTAAGGAGTTACGTGCCAATTAAGATAACCGCGGGTAAACTGTACACCTTAAACCTGGCAAATTTCTCTGCA gttgCACGGACGTCATTTTCATACTTTACCGTCCTTTGTTCTATGCAATGA
- the LOC139107407 gene encoding odorant receptor 2a-like, translating into MDFFDGHNYRVNKILLSAVGQWPYQSSRTSQVIRIVIVTVVCSQFLAKLCGMYAYIHDMDIVIECLVPIMVDVSGMTKIMNSILCINEIRELLEQIRNDFCSLRNSNDIKILQKYADSGKRSSTVYASVLYTMTVVFMLVPFQPLILRVANATTRPMLHRVEYFVDMDKYYFPILFHGYFTAVICVTSIVASDAMFVIFVQHACGLFIITSSRIEQAIREVCLTADANLPIMKDNAYQNMIQCVRDHRAAIRFTNLMEMVYSKHFLFHSGLNMIAMSVTSVGAVSKADDLYEFLRLVAVTCALSFHLGFECINAQRLMDYSGYLHTNLVNLNWYDASLRTKKLVLFMMMKTQLPCVLTAGGMFVLCMETFATILKTAVSYFTFLRSAH; encoded by the exons ATGGATTTCTTTGACGGGCACAATTACAGAGTCAACAAAATTCTGCTATCAGCAGTCGGCCAATGGCCTTACCAATCGTCTAGGACGAGCCAAGTGATAAGGATCGTCATAGTAACTGTAGTTTGCTCGCAATTTCTCGCCAAG CTATGCGGTATGTACGCGTACATTCACGATATGGATATCGTGATCGAGTGCCTTGTTCCGATAATGGTTGACGTTTCGGGTATgacaaaaataatgaattcCATACTTTGTATAAATGAG aTAAGGGAATTGCTCGAGCAAATACGAAAtgatttttgttctttaagAAATTCTAATGACATAAAGATTCTGCAGAAATACGCGGATAGTGGCAAGAGATCCTCGACCGTTTACGCTA GCGTGTTATACACGATGACGGTAGTATTTATGTTGGTGCCCTTCCAGCCGTTAATTCTTCGAGTCGCTAACGCCACGACTCGGCCTATGCTGCACAGAGTCGAGTATTTCGTCGACATGGACAAATATTACTTTCCAATTTTGTTTCACGGATATTTCACCGCTGTAATTTGCGTTACGTCCATCGTCGCGAGCGACGCGATGTTTGTGATATTTGTCCAACACGCTTGCGGGCTATTTATTATAACTAG ttcgCGAATAGAGCAAGCGATACGAGAGGTATGCTTGACCGCAGACGCCAATCTCCCAATAATGAAAGATAACGCGTATCAAAATATGATACAATGCGTTCGCGACCACAGAGCAGCTATAAG gtTCACCAATCTCATGGAAATGGTTTACTCCAAGCATTTTTTGTTCCACTCCGGGCTAAATATGATAGCTATGAGCGTTACGAGCGTTGGG GCTGTGTCCAAGGCAGACGATTTGTACGAATTTCTTAGATTAGTAGCGGTAACGTGCGCATTGTCGTTCCATCTCGGCTTCGAATGTATTAACGCTCAGAGATTAATGGATTATAGTGGATACCTTCATACCAATCT agttaatttaaattggtACGATGCATCGCTTAGAACGAAAAAGCTTGTTCTTTTTATGATGATGAAAACGCAGCTACCTTGCGTATTAACGGCCGGCGGAATGTTCGTTTTATGCATGGAAACATTTGCCACG ATTTTGAAGACTGCGGTGTCATACTTCACTTTCTTACGTTCGGCACATTGA
- the LOC139107413 gene encoding uncharacterized protein → MALLSNHHCNYQSTQSDMLTPAYPNPARSYDPLYPSPYNSPSYEPTRIAYRDSCAHESELTPRRDVETLDYAKDIVSEYTKTPEGYDRGPYGVLTPVTPQRYEPPHSMDQTTSPRSTLYEESSMDYQPPSYCYETPPQEPRYQPLENSKSILTIVEPRANCWEPIVSTQRMPTTPPVSPRKGRRRSRDVPPSPTVLKRRRLAANARERRRMNGLNDAFDKLREVVPSLGTDHKLSKFETLQMAQSYIAALCDLLQRHDGKR, encoded by the exons ATGGCCCTTCTATCGAATCATCACTGCAACTATCAGAGCACGCAGTCTGACATGTTAACGCCGGCCTACCCGAACCCAGCGAGGAGCTACGACCCCCTGTATCCGTCGCCGTATAACTCTCCGAGTTACGAGCCTACAAGAATCGCGTATCGGGACAGCTGTGCGCACGAGAGCGAGCTAACGCCACGAAGAGATGTCGAAACCCTGGACTACGCCAAGGATATAGTGTCGGAGTACACAAAGACTCCGGAAGGATACGATCGAGGACCCTATGGCGTCTTGACGCCCGTCACCCCGCAAAG GTACGAGCCACCGCACTCGATGGACCAGACTACGTCACCGCGGTCAACATTGTACGAAGAAAGTTCGATGGACTATCAGCCGCCGTCATATTGCTACGAGACACCACCTCAAGAACCAAGATATCAACCCCTGGAGAACAGCAAGTCAATTCTCACAATCGTCGAACCTCGGGCCAATTGTTGGGAGCCCATTGTTTCGACGCAG AGAATGCCGACGACGCCGCCGGTGAGCCCGCGTAAGGGCAGACGAAGATCTCGCGACGTGCCGCCATCCCCGACGGTGTTGAAACGCCGACGTCTCGCTgcaaacgcgcgcgaacgGCGTCGTATGAACGGTCTGAACGACGCATTCGACAAGCTTCGCGAGGTCGTACCTAGCCTCGGGACCGATCACAAACTTAGCAAGTTCGAGACCCTGCAAATGGCACAGAGCTACATAGCTGCCTTGTGCGACCTTCTACAGAGACACGACGGCAAGAGATAA